The Sphingosinithalassobacter sp. CS137 genome includes a region encoding these proteins:
- a CDS encoding TonB-dependent receptor: protein MNLFTLLSSAAAVAVVAQPALAQDADHSRTYRFEQPAQELGDALIAFSRVTQLQIASSPADVRGLRSPPVRGEMTAQAALARMTRELPVDARIAGRTVTVARRTAAATGTNVVAHNRPTPAERRERQDMPYFAPASEPEEIVVTGYRESLDQALVLKKQATGSKEVILAEDIGSFPDQNLAEALQRVPGVAISRDSGEGRQISLRGLGPEFTRTQMNGMEVLSNTASGLDSRSGASRTRSFDYNVFASELFNQVVVEKSYSAEQDEGGIGGTVALRTAKPFDYGATTLVASAKLQSNQYTETLTPRLVALASTRSDDFGALVSAAYSSADTIEWGYRNWNWSRMNFGAGNVGPAIDSATRDLLVNATGDDRVWNSRAQTYASWFNHRERLGLTGTLQYNPDDATDVTLDVLYGRLTNDRDEHVIGNAGTNGLSANDVRGTQVLQDVTIDQYNSIIAATVSGVDVRSESKPTQDRTDFWQVALNGRTAVTDSLTFTGLAGWSSSVFDSRWDRVYLESVGHTVSFTGLDTQNPVNSYDFDPADPAAWDLQSLQWREDHIESEFYTAGADLAWSVAEGSVLKAGGEFKKFENSGYRYNASANFENRNALASLPTMLTPYSTAIPYVVADVAATFAALGIDASLDDSDLSAGTNYSLTEQTWAAFLQYDLQTQVGGMGLRANIGVRYYDTELVSRGSSVTNAGLVPVEITSRYDGFLPALNIALDVTPELVVRFSANRNISRPGLGELSAAATVRVAGYGGTISAGNPYLTPYTANSIEGSVEYYDGTRGFLGIGLFYKDMESFVTTETATVPYSETGFPLSLLEDGQDGSIVFNFTRPVNGPGASIRGVEVSGKRDFDFLPAPFDAFGALANVTYADGTTDVYYNAVPYELTLVDLSKWSYNATLYYDTERAGARVSLASRDRYRKGNGGNNNIGEYFAPSTVLDATAYFNVTPRIQLRVEALNLTDEPILHYADTDAKRLMTSTFSGRTLTFGASIRF, encoded by the coding sequence ATGAACTTATTCACGCTGCTCAGCAGCGCCGCTGCCGTTGCGGTCGTGGCGCAGCCGGCGCTGGCGCAGGATGCCGACCACAGCCGCACCTATCGCTTCGAGCAGCCCGCGCAGGAGCTGGGCGATGCGCTGATCGCTTTCTCGCGCGTCACGCAGCTGCAGATCGCCTCCTCTCCCGCCGACGTGCGCGGGCTTCGCAGCCCTCCCGTACGAGGCGAGATGACCGCGCAGGCAGCGCTTGCGCGAATGACGCGGGAGCTGCCGGTGGACGCACGCATCGCGGGCCGCACGGTGACGGTGGCGCGCCGGACGGCCGCAGCGACGGGCACGAATGTCGTAGCGCACAACCGCCCGACTCCCGCAGAGCGCCGCGAGAGGCAGGACATGCCCTATTTCGCGCCGGCGTCTGAGCCGGAAGAGATCGTCGTCACGGGCTATCGCGAAAGCCTGGACCAGGCGCTTGTGCTGAAGAAGCAGGCTACGGGATCGAAGGAAGTGATCCTCGCCGAAGACATCGGCAGCTTTCCCGACCAGAACCTTGCTGAGGCACTGCAGCGCGTCCCCGGCGTAGCGATCAGCCGCGACAGCGGCGAAGGACGGCAGATCTCACTGCGCGGCCTCGGCCCCGAGTTCACGCGCACGCAAATGAACGGCATGGAAGTGCTGAGCAACACTGCTTCGGGGCTCGACAGCCGCAGCGGCGCCAGCCGGACGCGCTCGTTCGATTATAATGTGTTCGCTTCCGAGCTGTTCAACCAGGTGGTGGTCGAGAAGTCCTATTCCGCCGAGCAGGACGAGGGCGGCATCGGCGGCACGGTAGCGCTGCGCACTGCCAAGCCGTTCGACTATGGTGCAACCACGCTCGTCGCCAGCGCAAAGCTGCAGAGCAACCAATATACCGAAACACTCACGCCGCGCCTCGTTGCGCTGGCATCCACCCGCTCGGACGATTTTGGTGCGCTGGTGTCGGCTGCATATAGTTCGGCCGACACGATCGAATGGGGCTATCGCAACTGGAACTGGTCGCGAATGAACTTCGGCGCGGGCAATGTCGGCCCCGCGATCGATTCGGCGACACGTGACCTGCTGGTGAATGCCACCGGGGACGATCGCGTGTGGAACTCGCGGGCCCAGACCTACGCCAGCTGGTTCAACCATCGCGAGCGGCTGGGGCTTACCGGTACGCTGCAGTACAACCCCGATGATGCGACCGACGTGACGCTCGACGTGCTCTACGGCCGTCTGACGAACGACCGCGACGAACATGTCATCGGCAACGCCGGGACGAACGGCCTGTCCGCCAACGATGTGCGCGGCACCCAAGTGCTTCAGGACGTGACGATCGACCAATACAACAGCATCATCGCCGCCACGGTGAGCGGCGTCGATGTCCGCTCGGAATCAAAGCCGACGCAGGATCGCACTGATTTCTGGCAGGTGGCGCTGAACGGGCGTACCGCCGTGACCGATTCGCTCACCTTCACCGGACTGGCGGGCTGGTCGAGCTCTGTCTTCGATTCGCGCTGGGACCGGGTCTATCTGGAGTCGGTCGGTCACACCGTCTCTTTTACTGGGCTCGACACTCAGAATCCGGTCAACAGCTATGATTTCGATCCGGCTGATCCCGCGGCCTGGGATCTCCAGTCGCTCCAGTGGCGCGAAGACCATATCGAGAGCGAATTCTACACCGCCGGGGCTGACCTTGCCTGGAGCGTGGCCGAAGGCTCGGTGCTCAAGGCGGGCGGCGAGTTCAAGAAGTTCGAGAACAGCGGTTATCGCTACAATGCGAGCGCCAATTTCGAGAACCGAAACGCGCTCGCATCGTTGCCGACGATGCTCACACCATATTCCACTGCTATCCCCTATGTCGTGGCCGACGTTGCAGCGACGTTCGCCGCGCTGGGGATCGATGCGTCGCTCGACGACAGCGACCTTTCAGCCGGGACGAATTATTCGCTTACCGAACAGACCTGGGCAGCATTCCTCCAATACGACCTGCAGACCCAGGTTGGCGGCATGGGGCTGCGCGCGAACATCGGCGTGCGCTACTATGACACTGAACTGGTCTCGCGGGGCTCTTCAGTGACGAACGCGGGGCTGGTGCCGGTGGAGATCACCAGCCGCTACGACGGCTTCCTTCCCGCGCTCAACATCGCGCTGGACGTCACTCCTGAACTCGTCGTGCGCTTCAGTGCCAATCGGAACATCAGCAGGCCCGGTCTGGGAGAACTGAGCGCCGCTGCGACGGTTCGCGTCGCGGGCTATGGCGGCACGATCAGCGCGGGCAATCCCTATCTTACGCCGTACACCGCCAATTCGATCGAAGGATCGGTGGAATATTATGACGGAACGCGCGGGTTCCTGGGGATCGGGCTTTTCTACAAGGACATGGAGTCGTTCGTCACGACCGAGACCGCGACCGTACCCTACAGCGAAACCGGCTTTCCGCTCAGCCTTCTCGAAGACGGGCAGGACGGCTCGATCGTCTTCAACTTCACGCGGCCGGTGAACGGTCCGGGTGCGTCGATCCGCGGGGTCGAAGTCTCGGGCAAACGCGACTTCGACTTCCTGCCCGCGCCGTTCGATGCATTCGGCGCGCTGGCGAACGTCACTTATGCGGACGGCACGACCGACGTATATTACAACGCCGTTCCCTACGAACTCACGCTCGTCGATCTCTCCAAATGGTCGTACAATGCCACGCTCTACTATGACACCGAACGGGCCGGTGCGCGCGTGTCGCTCGCCTCGCGCGATCGCTACCGCAAGGGGAACGGTGGCAATAACAACATCGGCGAGTATTTCGCGCCCTCCACTGTGCTGGACGCTACCGCCTACTTCAACGTGACACCACGCATTCAATTGCGGGTGGAAGCGCTGAACCTGACTGACGAGCCGATCCTCCATTATGCCGATACCGATGCAAAGCGGCTGATGACGAGCACGTTCAGCGGCCGCACACTCACCTTCGGCGCGTCGATCCGCTTTTGA
- the recJ gene encoding single-stranded-DNA-specific exonuclease RecJ — MSHALNIDRSLSGQPWRWRGLAADARDPGFAPDDLVTQLLLARGCARELLEQHRAPSIRAFMPDPSIFRDMNRAAERLADAVQAGESLAVFGDYDVDGATSAALLIRLLRDLGLEARAYIPDRLMEGYGPSGEALVRLHREGASLIVTVDCGAQAFEALAMARDAGVDVIVVDHHKCASELPLAHALVNPNRLDEAEGAEHGHLAAVGVAWLLGAALVRTLRARGYFAGRPEPRLLDMLDLVALGTVADVAALRGLNRAFVAQGLKVMAQRRNIGLNALIEVSRLTRAPICSDLGFALGPRINAGGRVGKSDLGVRLLTTRDGDEARAIAAELDLLNEARRAIETEVQAAAEALCERQGNRAVAVVAARGWHAGVIGIVAGRLKERLGRPAIVIAIDEDGTGKGSGRSIPGVDLGAAVLAAKDTGLLRAGGGHAMAAGLTVAEDGVERLSDFLEERLSERVAQAVGERALLLDAVVAPGGVNPSLVEALEAGGPYGMGWPAPRVAAGPVKVVKADCVGTGHVRLIVAGDDGRSLKAVAFRQAETELGQALLAAPPYRKLWIAGRAKIDDWGARPAAELHLDDAAWAE; from the coding sequence ATGTCCCACGCCCTCAACATCGATCGCTCGCTCTCCGGCCAGCCCTGGCGCTGGCGTGGACTCGCGGCAGATGCGCGGGATCCCGGGTTCGCGCCCGACGACCTGGTCACGCAGCTACTGCTCGCGCGTGGCTGCGCGCGCGAACTGCTCGAGCAGCATCGCGCACCCAGCATCCGCGCATTCATGCCCGATCCGTCGATCTTCCGCGACATGAACCGTGCGGCCGAGCGGTTGGCGGATGCGGTTCAGGCAGGCGAATCGCTTGCTGTGTTCGGCGACTATGACGTCGATGGCGCCACGTCCGCCGCGCTGCTGATCCGCCTGCTGCGCGATCTTGGGCTCGAGGCGCGGGCCTATATTCCCGACCGGCTGATGGAAGGCTATGGCCCCTCCGGCGAGGCGCTGGTGCGGCTCCATCGCGAAGGGGCGAGCCTGATCGTCACCGTCGACTGCGGCGCCCAGGCGTTCGAGGCGCTGGCGATGGCCCGCGATGCGGGCGTCGACGTGATCGTGGTCGATCATCACAAATGCGCGAGCGAACTGCCGCTCGCCCATGCGCTGGTGAACCCCAACCGCCTCGACGAAGCCGAGGGCGCCGAGCACGGCCACCTCGCCGCAGTGGGAGTCGCCTGGCTGCTCGGAGCCGCGCTGGTCCGCACGCTGCGCGCGCGCGGCTATTTCGCCGGCCGGCCGGAGCCGCGGCTGCTCGACATGCTCGATCTCGTGGCGCTCGGCACCGTTGCCGATGTCGCGGCGCTGCGCGGCCTCAACCGCGCCTTCGTGGCGCAGGGGCTCAAAGTGATGGCGCAGCGGCGCAATATCGGCCTCAACGCGCTGATCGAAGTCTCGCGGCTGACGCGCGCGCCGATTTGCTCGGACCTCGGATTCGCGCTCGGCCCGCGCATCAATGCCGGCGGACGCGTGGGCAAGTCCGATCTCGGGGTGCGGCTGCTCACTACCCGTGACGGTGACGAAGCGCGCGCGATCGCAGCCGAGCTCGATCTGCTCAACGAAGCGCGCCGCGCGATCGAAACCGAGGTCCAGGCCGCCGCCGAGGCGCTGTGCGAGCGGCAGGGCAACCGCGCCGTCGCGGTGGTTGCGGCGCGCGGCTGGCACGCGGGCGTGATCGGCATCGTCGCCGGGCGGCTCAAGGAACGGCTCGGCCGCCCCGCCATCGTGATCGCGATCGACGAGGACGGCACCGGCAAGGGCTCGGGCCGCTCGATCCCCGGGGTGGACCTGGGAGCGGCGGTGCTGGCGGCGAAGGACACCGGCCTGCTCCGTGCGGGCGGCGGCCATGCGATGGCGGCGGGGCTGACGGTCGCCGAGGACGGAGTCGAGCGTCTGTCCGATTTCCTCGAGGAACGATTGTCCGAGCGCGTGGCGCAGGCGGTGGGCGAGCGGGCGCTGCTGCTCGATGCGGTCGTGGCGCCCGGCGGAGTCAATCCGTCGCTGGTGGAGGCGCTGGAGGCAGGCGGCCCCTATGGCATGGGCTGGCCCGCTCCGCGGGTCGCGGCCGGGCCGGTGAAGGTGGTGAAGGCCGATTGCGTGGGCACCGGGCATGTTCGCCTGATCGTAGCGGGCGACGACGGCCGCAGCCTCAAGGCCGTGGCGTTCCGCCAGGCCGAGACCGAGCTCGGCCAGGCGCTGCTCGCCGCCCCGCCCTATCGCAAGCTCTGGATCGCCGGCCGCGCGAAGATCGACGACTGGGGCGCCCGCCCCGCCGCCGAGCTGCATCTCGACGACGCGGCATGGGCCGAATGA
- a CDS encoding 2OG-Fe(II) oxygenase, translated as MSRARIGRDVAARLEANPFIKKAKVDAAQIYYFPDYLNDAECDMLVERIDANRRPSTLLATHDDPDFRTSDSCDLDRWAPEIRAIDERLAHLLGIPPEHGETMQGQRYAVGQQFRAHCDYFHETEAYWQDMVDQGGQRTWTAMIYLNEVDEGGATWFPRAGIRVAPRKGLLLMWNNMLPDGSPNYDTLHEGMAVLEGTKYIITKWFRENAWIRTAVPTYTSPGRES; from the coding sequence ATGAGCCGCGCGCGCATCGGCCGCGACGTCGCCGCCCGCCTCGAAGCCAATCCCTTCATCAAGAAGGCCAAGGTCGACGCGGCGCAAATCTATTATTTCCCCGATTATCTGAACGACGCCGAATGCGACATGCTGGTCGAGCGGATAGACGCCAACCGGCGTCCCTCGACTCTGCTCGCGACGCACGACGATCCGGATTTCCGCACCAGCGACAGCTGCGATCTCGACCGCTGGGCGCCTGAAATCCGCGCGATCGACGAGCGGCTGGCGCATCTCCTCGGCATCCCGCCCGAACATGGCGAGACGATGCAGGGCCAACGCTATGCCGTCGGCCAGCAGTTTCGCGCGCATTGCGACTATTTCCACGAGACCGAGGCCTATTGGCAGGACATGGTCGATCAGGGCGGTCAGCGCACCTGGACGGCGATGATCTACCTCAACGAAGTCGACGAGGGCGGCGCCACCTGGTTCCCCCGCGCCGGCATCCGAGTCGCGCCGCGCAAGGGCCTGCTGCTGATGTGGAACAATATGCTCCCCGACGGCAGCCCGAACTACGACACGCTCCACGAAGGCATGGCGGTGCTCGAGGGCACCAAATACATCATCACCAAATGGTTCCGCGAGAACGCCTGGATCCGCACCGCGGTGCCCACCTACACCTCGCCCGGCCGAGAGTCCTAG
- a CDS encoding RNA polymerase sigma factor — MRQALVAYVQRRGNSRDVAEDVAQESLSKLLRYTERNRPASLYALAFKIAASTLVDRARGEARYSPPVDEGHACSVPLPDTVAEDREQLALLKIALDQMPPLRRAVLVRRRLENQSCARISAELGLSVAAVEKHVVRGLGDLRAAMADRRDRDKVLS, encoded by the coding sequence TTGCGGCAGGCACTCGTCGCCTATGTGCAGCGTCGCGGCAATTCCCGGGATGTCGCCGAGGATGTCGCGCAGGAAAGCCTCTCGAAACTGCTCCGCTATACCGAGCGAAACCGGCCCGCGAGCCTGTATGCGCTCGCGTTCAAGATCGCCGCGAGTACGCTTGTGGATCGCGCGCGCGGGGAAGCGCGCTACAGCCCGCCGGTCGACGAGGGGCATGCGTGCAGCGTTCCGCTGCCCGATACGGTGGCGGAGGACCGGGAGCAGCTGGCGCTGCTCAAGATCGCACTCGACCAGATGCCGCCGCTGCGCCGCGCGGTGCTGGTCCGGCGCAGACTGGAGAACCAGTCGTGCGCCCGCATTTCCGCCGAACTCGGCCTTTCGGTGGCGGCGGTGGAAAAACATGTCGTCCGCGGGCTTGGCGACCTGCGCGCGGCGATGGCGGATCGCCGGGATCGCGATAAGGTGCTTTCGTGA
- a CDS encoding FecR family protein, producing the protein MNDDGRHREAFADMAAVWDAPLVASALAEQPGAVQPQNSEEASLPARRVPVMWLSGAAAALVLAALIWLLPALPRSYETAPGALGSIALADGSTVALGGNSAIRVRYLPWRREVRLTRGEATFDVAHEASRPFAVLSGVARVTVTGTSFHVDRLGEETVGVQVARGSVRVEAKDEMLRLGAGEAARAGGDGLARVPMQDEDRSWQSGWFVANDVPLGDLIEKLRRYSKLPIRVADPEIEDRIIMGRFNISKPEEVLRSMSISYGVNVDTNERWIIIS; encoded by the coding sequence ATGAACGACGACGGCCGTCATCGCGAGGCATTCGCCGATATGGCGGCGGTGTGGGATGCGCCGCTGGTGGCAAGCGCGCTCGCCGAGCAGCCGGGCGCGGTGCAGCCGCAGAACTCGGAAGAGGCTTCGCTCCCCGCCCGCCGGGTCCCGGTCATGTGGCTCTCGGGCGCGGCGGCTGCGCTGGTTCTTGCAGCGCTGATCTGGCTGCTACCCGCGCTGCCGCGCAGCTATGAAACCGCCCCTGGAGCACTCGGCTCGATCGCGCTCGCCGATGGAAGCACCGTGGCGCTGGGGGGTAACAGCGCGATCCGCGTCCGCTATCTGCCCTGGCGCCGCGAGGTACGTCTTACGCGGGGCGAGGCGACGTTCGACGTGGCGCACGAGGCAAGCCGCCCCTTCGCAGTGCTTTCCGGGGTGGCGCGCGTCACCGTCACCGGAACGAGCTTTCATGTCGACCGGCTCGGCGAGGAGACAGTGGGGGTACAAGTCGCGCGCGGATCCGTGCGCGTCGAGGCAAAAGACGAGATGCTTCGGCTCGGCGCCGGCGAGGCCGCGCGCGCGGGCGGCGACGGGCTCGCCCGCGTTCCGATGCAGGACGAGGATCGCAGTTGGCAGTCCGGCTGGTTTGTCGCCAATGACGTTCCGCTCGGAGATCTGATTGAAAAACTTCGCCGCTACAGTAAATTGCCAATCCGCGTTGCCGATCCTGAAATAGAAGATCGTATCATCATGGGCCGGTTCAATATCTCGAAGCCGGAAGAGGTGCTGCGATCTATGTCGATTTCCTATGGCGTCAATGTTGATACCAACGAAAGATGGATAATTATTTCGTAG